A stretch of the Corylus avellana chromosome ca6, CavTom2PMs-1.0 genome encodes the following:
- the LOC132185097 gene encoding uncharacterized protein LOC132185097 produces the protein MNLLSWNCRGIGSSRKVHDLCLLVKENHPNILFIMETKCKKPKLEFLRVKLGYTGLFVVDPVGCSGGLALLWRTDVHLEIQNFSIRHINSIVKQEGSNNSWKLTSFYGHPDWTKRHESWALLRHLQNFSPELWLVIGDFNEIVSQAKKFGTVLTREGQMAAFREALQDCSLADLGYRGSLFTWTNSRSSDHKPICLRLGEEEERQAVYSKKFKIEASWMVDEEYQQVVENAWVSGVLGGSKMQQVRQKLASCQADLSSWSKRKFGDATKKIKQKTRQLELLQRDEGPGNYEAINMLKQEIDFIMEQEDIKWKQRSKHNWYQHGDRNTPFFHAWASHRRRINQIKQVMDESGTLWKKSNEIGAAFVHFYTELFTAGEVQRVHECLEGMDARVTEEMNEALTRTFTVAEVEFALYQMHPSKSPGPDGFSACFYQNSWHTVQGEVCQAVLDFFNFDVFDKDINATNIALIPKVSNPTKITKFRPITLCNIIYKLIAKVLANRMKRVLPTIISSTQSAFILGRLITDNILVAFEALHTMDGRMKGREGHMALKLDMSKAYDRVEWDFLELIMCKIGFSDRWVKLTMTCVRTVSYAVVVHGQPYANWSEWVHIQEILDIYERASDQKLNKAKTSLFFSRNTHADTRAHILSLAVVSSTQRYEKYLGLPALIGRSKGHKENDSKMAWMSWKKLGRAKEKGGMGFRDLECFNVALLAKQGWRLIHNTDSLVARILQEKYYPNASFQTSNLGRRPSYAWRSIWSSKKLLQEGMMWRVGDGKSIKIWHDRWIPSPVTYAVQSPVHILESDARVCSLIDENTKWWNKELVYNILCKEEADIVCSMPICPRQQGDCMVWAGSRKGDFSVRSAYHFAKSMMENGTASSSSSTEQSTQVWRDIWRVRGPRVLTSFLRKLRTNILPTKANLHRKGVIEDPTCPICKLEPETVRHVLWNCPPASGVWLECPARIQKCIVVEDSFLNIFQQMRDKFGMKDLQFIVITARLIWLRRNEYVFDGEFMDPSALFRRATEQLATSNSADQSRRDNLFKPNVFMEARWKPPNMGSVKANWDAAVDRGSRKIGIGIVLRDYEGKFVAPGTCVLSAPLDPAYAEAYGVRKLADFLRGFRKIEVEGDALEIVQAMRSDSICMRSYGRLVEGPKHLLNSAVQWEAKHVRRCGNKAAHS, from the exons ATGAATCTTTTAAGCTGGAACTGCCGGGGAATTGGGAGCTCCCGGAAAGTTCATGACCTTTGCCTTTTGGTGAAGGAGAATCATcccaatattttgtttattatggAAACAAAATGTAAGAAGCCAAAGCTGGAGTTTTTACGGGTTAAGCTGGGGTATACGGGTCTTTTTGTGGTGGACCCAGTGGGGTGTAGTGGTGGTCTTGCTCTTCTTTGGAGGACTGATGTTCATCTGGAAATACAAAACTTTTCAATAAGACATATTAATTCTATTGTCAAGCAGGAAGGCAGTAACAATTCTTGGAAGCTTACAAGTTTTTATGGGCATCCTGATTGGACGAAGAGACATGAGTCATGGGCACTCTTGCGCCATTTGCAGAATTTTAGCCCAGAGCTGTGGTTGGTCATAGGTGATTTTAATGAGATTGTGTCACAAGCTAAGAAATTTGGGACGGTTTTGACAAGAGAGGGGCAGATGGCTGCATTCAGGGAGGCTCTCCAAGACTGCTCATTGGCTGATTTGGGTTATAGAGGGTCTTTGTTTACATGGACCAACT CAAGGTCTAGTGACCATAAACCGATTTGTTTGCGGCTGGGTGAAGAGGAGGAGAGACAGGCAGTATActccaaaaaattcaaaatagaagCATCATGGATGGTTGATGAAGAATATCAGCAGGTAGTGGAAAATGCTTGGGTCAGTGGTGTGTTGGGTGGGTCCAAAATGCAGCAGGTTAGGCAGAAATTGGCTTCTTGTCAAGCTGATTTATCTTCTTGGAGTAAACGTAAATTTGGAGATGCTAccaagaaaattaaacaaaaaacacgACAGCTGGAATTGCTGCAGAGAGATGAGGGACCGGGAAACTATGAGGCTATAAATATGCTTAAACAGGAGATTGATTTTATAATGGAGCAGGAGGATATCAAATGGAAGCAAAGATCAAAACATAATTGGTATCAACATGGGGACCGGAACACTCCTTTCTTTCATGCATGGGCAAGCCATAGAAGGAGAATTAACCAGATTAAGCAGGTTATGGATGAGTCTGGGACCTTGTGGAAGAAGTCGAATGAGATTGGTGCGGCTTTTGTTCATTTCTACACAGAATTATTTACAGCCGGGGAAGTACAAAGGGTGCATGAGTGTTTGGAAGGAATGGATGCCCGAGTGACGGAGGAGATGAATGAAGCACTTACTAGGACCTTTACGGTGGCTGAAGTGGAGTTTGCTCTATACCAAATGCATCCATCGAAATCACCGGGTCCAGATGGCTTCTCagcttgtttttatcaaaattcttGGCATACGGTGCAAGGAGAGGTATGTCAGGCAGTGCTTGATTTTTTCAACTTTGATGTTTTTGATAAGGATATCAATGCTACCAATATAGCTCTTATTCCAAAAGTTAGCAACCCtactaaaattacaaaatttcgGCCAATTACCCTTTGTAATATCATTTACAAGCTTATTGCTAAAGTGTTAGCTAATCGAATGAAGAGGGTGTTACCTACTATTATCTCCTCTACCCAGAGTGCTTTCATACTAGGTAGGCTCATTACGGATAATATACTGGTGGCATTTGAAGCACTACATACTATGGATGGCAGAATGAAGGGGAGAGAGGGTCATATGGCGTTAAAATTGGACATGAGCAAAGCCTATGACAGGGTGGAGTGGGATTTTTTAGAGTTGATAATGTGTAAGATTGGATTTAGTGATAGGTGGGTCAAATTGACCATGACTTGTGTTCGTACTGTTTCTTATGCAGTGGTAGTTCATGGGCAACCTTATG CAAATTGGTCCGAGTGGGTGCATATTCAGGAGATTTTGGATATCTATGAGAGAGCTTCAGATCAGAAATTGAATAAGGCTAAGACTTCTCTGTTCTTTAGTAGGAATACTCATGCAGATACAAGAGCTCATATCTTATCTCTTGCAGTGGTTTCTTCCACCCAAAGGTATGAGAAGTATTTAGGGCTTCCTGCTTTAATTGGTAGATCGAAG GGGCATAAGGAGAATGATTCTAAAAtggcttggatgagttggaagaAACTTGGAAGGGCAAAGGAGAAAGGTGGGATGGGGTTTAGAGATTTGGAATGTTTCAATGTAGCTCTTCTTGCTAAGCAGGGTTGGAGGCTTATTCATAATACTGATTCTTTGGTTGCGCGGATTCTACAGGAGAAATATTATCCTAATGCATCATTTCAAACATCCAATTTAGGGAGAAGACCCTCATACgcatggaggagtatttggtCATCCAAAAAGCTTCTACAAGAAGGCATGATGTGGCGAGTAGGTGATGGTAAGTCAATCAAAATCTGGCACGACCGGTGGATCCCTTCACCAGTTACTTATGCAGTACAATCTCCTGTTCATATTTTGGAGTCTGATGCTAGGGTGTGCTCCTTGATTGACGAAAATACTAAATGGTGGAATAAGGAGTTGGTTTATAATATTCTTTGCAAAGAAGAAGCAGATATTGTATGTAGTATGCCTATATGTCCTAGACAACAAGGTGATTGCATGGTGTGGGCAGGCTCTCGAAAGGGAGATTTTAGTGTGAGAAGCGCTTATCATTTTGCTAAGTCTATGATGGAAAATGGCACTGCTAGCAGCAGCTCGAGTACGGAACAGAGCACTCAAGTATGGAGGGATATTTGGCGTGTGCGAGGTCCTCGTGTCTTAACATCTTTCCTTCGGAAATTACGCACAAATATTTTGCCCACAAAAGCTAATTTGCATAGAAAAGGTGTGATTGAAGATCCCACGTGCCCCATCTGTAAGCTGGAACCCGAAACAGTAAGGCACGTCCTCTGGAATTGTCCACCAGCTTCAGGTGTCTGGCTTGAATGTCCTGCACGGATTCAAAAATGTATTGTGGTTGAGGATTCTTTTCTAAACATTTTTCAGCAGATGCGTGATAAGTTTGGTATGAAAGATCTACAGTTTATTGTCATTACAGCCAGGCTCATTTGGCTTAGGCGTAATGAGTACGTTTTCGATGGAGAGTTTATGGACCCATCAGCTTTATTTCGTAGAGCAACAGAGCAGCTAGCAACATCTAATTCTGCTGATCAATCACGCCGGGATAATCTGTTCAAACCAAACGTTTTTATGGAAGCTAGGTGGAAGCCACCAAATATGGGTTCAGTCAAAGCTAATTGGGATGCTGCGGTAGATCGAGGCAGCAGGAAGATTGGTATTGGCATTGTGCTGCGTGATTATGAAGGGAAATTTGTTGCACCTGGTACCTGTGTTTTATCTGCTCCTCTTGACCCAGCTTATGCGGAAGCATATGGTGTTCGGAAGCTTGCTGATTTCT tgagaggTTTTCGTAAGATTGAAGTGGAAGGTGATGCACTAGAGATCGTACAAGCCATGCGCAGTGATTCAATCTGTATGAGGAGTTATGGTCGTTTGGTTGAAGGGCCTAAACACTTGCTTAACTCGGCAGTCCAATGGGAGGCTAAACATGTCAGAAGATGTGGCAACAAGGCTGCCCATTCTTAA
- the LOC132184783 gene encoding putative receptor protein kinase ZmPK1 encodes MDLSSFILLFFLLQIPYPCSSVTYDYLLKGSFLSVEKPSDVLVSANGDFCAGFFSVGENAFSFSVWFTKSSNPTVVWMANRDQPVNGKASRLSLLEDGNLILSDAGRVTIWTTTTASASSLQLQLLNTGNLVLRTSDSVFLWQSFDSPTDTLLPQQLLTLDASLISSRSQSNYSSGYYKLYFDNDNVLRLLYNGPNISSVYWPDPWLLSWEAGRTTYNISKTAVLNVTGHFSSSDDLEFKAADFGMVVKRRLTLDPDGNIRLYSLDEFLKTWVVTWQAIMEPCRVNGVCGPNSLCSYNHVWGRTCSCIQGYKLQNPNGWSTGCESEFKISCNSSQFHFVMVSNVEFYGYDKNYKQNSTLQECEEECLKMCDDCKGFQFKFDTGTGVYSCYPKALLLNGHHTPDFDGDVYLKLPKADISSDKEEVMLDCHGEVRQLLSRTYKNGHENRSLKFLVWFASALGCVELTCFLLVWCFLFWGRKNPDKALQGYILAAAGFRKFSYAELKKATRGFSEEIGRGGGGVVYKGVLSDHRVAAIKRLNEAAQGEAEFMGEVSSIGRLNHMNLIEMWGYCAEGKQRLLVYEYMERGSLADNLSSATLNWEKRFEIALGTAKGLAYLHEECLEWILHCDIKPQNILLDSNFRPKVADFGLSKLLNRGGSDNMTSRIRGTRGYMAPEWVYNLPITSKVDVYSYGIVVLEMVTGKSQTNILTVDGGGVIEQGGVVTWVRDKVKKAATRKESRIEEIVDPMMAGKYEMGKMEVVIRVALQCVEEDKDARPTMRQVVEMLLRWEDEHSMTF; translated from the coding sequence ATGGATCTTTCATctttcatccttcttttctttttgttgcaAATTCCTTATCCATGTTCATCAGTCACATATGATTACCTCCTCAAAGGCTCATTTCTATCTGTTGAGAAGCCAAGTGACGTTTTGGTTTCAGCAAATGGTGATTTTTGCGCTGGATTTTTCTCTGTTGGGGAAAACGCTTTCAGCTTTTCCGTATGGTTCACAAAGTCCTCAAATCCAACAGTCGTCTGGATGGCAAACCGAGACCAACCAGTCAATGGAAAAGCTTCAAGGCTTTCCCTTTTGGAAGATGGCAACCTCATCTTGTCTGATGCAGGTAGAGTCACCATCTGGACCACCACAACGGCCTCAGCCTCCTCTTTGCAACTGCAGCTCCTCAACACCGGCAATCTTGTTCTCCGTACATCAGATAGTGTGTTCCTCTGGCAAAGCTTTGATTCACCTACGGATACCCTTCTTCCTCAACAACTACTAACTTTAGATGCCAGCCTTATCTCATCCAGAAGCCAAAGCAATTATTCTTCTGGATACTATAAGCTTTACTTCGACAATGATAACGTGCTTCGCCTACTATACAATGGTCCAAACATATCCAGCGTGTACTGGCCAGACCCATGGCTGCTATCTTGGGAAGCTGGAAGGACAACATACAACATCAGCAAAACAGCAGTACTAAATGTCACAGGCCATTTCAGCTCATCTGACGATTTGGAATTTAAAGCAGCAGATTTTGGCATGGTGGTTAAAAGACGGTTAACCCTCGATCCTGACGGTAACATTCGATTGTACAGCCTAGATGAGTTCCTGAAGACTTGGGTTGTCACATGGCAAGCCATCATGGAACCATGTAGGGTTAATGGTGTTTGCGGACCAAATAGTTTGTGTAGTTACAATCATGTTTGGGGCAGGACATGCTCTTGCATACAAGGATACAAGCTTCAAAATCCCAATGGCTGGTCTACCGGGTGTGAATCAGAATTCAAGATCTCGTGTAATTCTAGTCAGTTTCACTTTGTCATGGTCTCAAATGTAGAATTTTATGGCTATGACaaaaactacaaacaaaattCTACGTTACAGGAGTGTGAAGAGGAATGCTTAAAGATGTGCGACGATTGCAAAGGGTTCCAATTCAAATTTGACACTGGTACAGGTGTCTATTCTTGTTACCCCAAGGCACTATTACTTAACGGACACCATACACCTGATTTTGATGGAGATGTGTATCTAAAACTACCCAAAGCTGACATTTCCTCTGATAAAGAAGAAGTAATGTTAGATTGCCATGGGGAAGTTCGTCAGCTGCTAAGTAGAACATACAAAAATGGCCATGAGAACCGGTCCCTGAagtttttggtttggtttgccAGTGCACTGGGATGCGTAGAGCTGACCTGTTTCTTACTGGTCTGGTGCTTCTTGTTTTGGGGTAGAAAAAATCCTGACAAAGCTTTACAAGGATACATCCTTGCTGCCGCTGGATTTCGAAAATTCTCCTATGCTGAGCTTAAAAAGGCAACAAGGGGATTCAGTGAAGAGATAGGAAGAGGAGGCGGAGGGGTTGTATACAAAGGGGTATTGTCTGACCATCGGGTTGCAGCAATCAAGCGACTGAATGAAGCTGCCCAGGGAGAAGCTGAATTCATGGGAGAAGTAAGCTCCATAGGGAGACTGAACCACATGAACTTGATAGAGATGTGGGGATACTGCGCAGAGGGAAAACAGAGGCTTTTGGTTTATGAATACATGGAGCGTGGATCCTTAGCAGATAACCTCTCTTCTGCTACACTCAATTGGGAGAAGAGGTTCGAAATTGCCTTGGGCACTGCCAAAGGATTGGCTTACCTTCACGAGGAGTGCTTGGAATGGATTCTACACTGCGATATAAAGCCACAGAACATTCTCTTGGACTCTAATTTCCGGCCAAAGGTGGCAGATTTTGGCCTTTCCAAGCTCCTAAATAGAGGTGGCTCGGACAATATGACCTCAAGGATAAGAGGGACTAGAGGTTACATGGCACCTGAATGGGTTTACAATCTTCCTATCACCTCCAAAGTCGACGTCTATAGCTATGGGATTGTAGTGCTGGAAATGGTAACTGGAAAGAGCCAAACAAATATCCTTACTGTCGACGGTGGAGGAGTAATCGAGCAAGGGGGGGTGGTCACCTGGGTGAGGGACAAAGTGAAGAAAGCTGCCACGAGGAAGGAGTCACGGATTGAAGAGATTGTAGACCCCATGATGGCCGGAAAGTACGAAATGGGTAAGATGGAAGTTGTTATTAGAGTCGCTTTGCAATGCGTGGAGGAAGATAAGGATGCAAGACCCACCATGAGACAGGTAGTAGAGATGCTTTTGCGCTGGGAGGATGAACATTCTATGACCTTCTAG
- the LOC132185098 gene encoding putative receptor protein kinase ZmPK1, protein MTQITSVSVETTEEVLKSSNGVFSAGFYPVGENAYCFAIWFNHPSQTHTHNIVWMANRDQPVNGRRSKLSLLKTGNLILTDAGEFTVWATNTRSPSSVVQLSLYDTGNLVLHNSEGVSLWESFDFPTDTLLPQQLLTRNTKLVSSRSQGNSSSGFYKLIFDDNNLLTLVYDGLEISSIYWPDPGLVSWEAGRSTYNSSRVAVLDSLGNFSCSDDFTFVSADYGAELHRRLTVDYDGEIRLYSWEEEEETWVISWQAIQKPCTINGICGANSICSYVNAGSHRKCSCLPGYKMKNHTDWAYGCELEPNSFDLFCNNNESGFLQLSHVEFYGYDYDYFPNTTLDECKNICLQSCNCKAIQFTFSEDDGFAKCFPKALLLNGYRSPDFNGDLYLRLPERNLLSYTNSIVEFGLDCPREGTVLQLERNYVKSSGNGTVKFMLWFACGVGGLEIICIFLVWCLLIRTHQSSWAADKQGYHLAGVGFRKYTYAELKKATKGFSEEIGRGAGGIVYKGVLSENRVAAIKRLNETNQGEGEFLAEVSIIGRINHMNLIEMWGFCAEGNHRLLVCEYMEHGSLAQNLSSNALDWEKRFKIAVGTAKGLAYLHEECLEWVLHCDVKPHNILLDSNYQPKVADFGHSKLQKRGDLKNSSFSRIRGTRGYMAPEWVLDQPITSKVDVYSFGIVVLEMVTGKGPTKSVHALDGGWETEHQRLVTWVREKRDRAEEIVDPIILEGKFEMGKMETLVGVALQCVDEDKDARPTMSQVVEMLFREENDDQ, encoded by the coding sequence ATGACCCAAATCACCTCCGTCTCCGTAGAGACAACGGAAGAGGTTCTGAAATCATCAAATGGTGTCTTCTCCGCCGGCTTTTACCCCGTCGGTGAAAATGCCTACTGCTTTGCCATATGGTTCAACCACCCATCCCAGACTCACACCCACAACATAGTTTGGATGGCCAATCGTGATCAGCCAGTTAATGGAAGGCGCTCAAAGCTCTCCCTCCTTAAAACTGGTAATCTTATCTTAACTGACGCCGGAGAGTTCACCGTTTGGGCCACAAACACACGTTCACCTTCATCAGTCGTACAATTGTCTCTCTACGACACTGGAAATCTTGTTCTACACAATTCGGAAGGTGTTAGTTTGTGGGAGAGCTTTGATTTTCCGACAGATACCCTTCTTCCCCAACAACTCCTCACTAGAAATACAAAGCTTGTCTCCTCAAGAAGCCAGGGCAACTCTTCCTCTGGTTTCTACAAGCTTATCTTCGACGACAATAACCTTCTCACCCTTGTTTATGACGGACTTGAGATTTCTAGTATTTATTGGCCTGATCCAGGGCTTGTGAGCTGGGAAGCTGGAAGATCCACGTACAACAGTAGTAGAGTTGCAGTGCTTGATTCCTTAGGGAACTTCAGCTGTTCCGATGATTTTACTTTTGTATCAGCTGATTATGGGGCAGAGCTTCACAGAAGATTGACAGTTGATTACGATGGTGAAATTCGACTCTACAGCtgggaagaggaggaggagactTGGGTTATTTCCTGGCAAGCCATTCAGAAACCATGCACGATTAATGGTATTTGTGGGGCCAACAGCATTTGCAGCTATGTTAATGCTGGTTCTCATAGAAAATGCTCTTGCCTTCCAGGGTATAAGATGAAAAATCATACCGATTGGGCTTACGGGTGTGAGCTTGAGCCGAATTCTTTTGATCTATTTTGCAACAATAATGAGTCTGGCTTTCTGCAGCTATCCCACGTTGAATTCTATGGTTATGATTATGACTACTTTCCCAATACCACACTCGACGAATGTAAGAATATATGCTTGCAATCGTGCAATTGCAAAGCGATCCAATTCACCTTTTCTGAGGATGATGGTTTTGCGAAATGTTTCCCCAAGGCGTTATTGCTCAATGGATATCGCTCACCAGATTTCAATGGAGACCTCTACTTGAGGCTGCCAGAGAGAAATCTCTTGTCCTACACAAATTCTATAGTAGAATTCGGTCTAGATTGCCCAAGGGAAGGTACAGTACTGCAACTCGAAAGAAACTATGTAAAAAGCAGTGGAAATGGGACGGTGAAGTTCATGCTTTGGTTTGCCTGTGGAGTGGGAGGACTTGAGATCATCTGTATCTTCTTGGTATGGTGTCTATTGATCAGAACCCACCAAAGTTCATGGGCGGCGGACAAACAGGGCTACCATCTTGCTGGAGTCGGATTCAGAAAATATACCTACGCTGAGCTAAAGAAGGCGACGAAGGGTTTCAGCGAGGAGATTGGAAGAGGTGCGGGAGGAATTGTATACAAAGGGGTACTTTCGGAAAATCGGGTTGCAGCAATCAAGCGTCTCAACGAAACTAATCAAGGAGAGGGTGAATTTCTGGCAGAAGTAAGCATCATTGGGAGGATAAACCACATGAACTTAATAGAGATGTGGGGGTTTTGCGCAGAGGGAAATCACAGGCTTTTGGTGTGCGAGTACATGGAACATGGTTCTTTAGCCCAAAACCTTTCGTCCAATGCACTTGACTGGGAGAAAAGGTTCAAAATCGCTGTGGGCACGGCGAAAGGCTTGGCGTATCTGCACGAGGAGTGCTTGGAGTGGGTTTTACACTGCGATGTGAAGCCTCACAACATACTCCTAGACTCTAATTATCAGCCAAAGGTGGCAGACTTCGGCCACTCGAAGCTTCAGAAAAGAGGTGATCTGAAGAATTCAAGCTTTTCAAGGATACGAGGAACCCGGGGTTACATGGCTCCGGAGTGGGTATTGGATCAGCCTATCACCTCCAAAGTGGATGTTTACAGCTTTGGAATAGTGGTGCTGGAGATGGTGACCGGAAAGGGCCCAACAAAGAGCGTGCATGCTTTAGACGGTGGATGGGAAACAGAGCACCAAAGGCTGGTTACGTGGGTGAGGGAGAAGAGGGATAGAGCGGAAGAAATCGTGGACCCAATAATATTGGAAGGCAAATTTGAGATGGGTAAGATGGAAACTTTGGTTGGCGTTGCTCTGCAATGCGTAGATGAAGATAAAGATGCAAGACCCACCATGAGCCAAGTAGTTGAGATGCTTTTCCGGGAAGAAAATGATGATCAGTGA